In a single window of the Phycisphaerales bacterium genome:
- a CDS encoding DNA cytosine methyltransferase — MIKVIDIFAGPGGLSEGFEAVTDKKGKSVFEVMLSIEKDAQAHATLRLRTFFRQFRDGAPDEYYRLLRGEISQEELFAAYPHEARCAEERSWHTALGQDGEDPGQVRKRIKASLGIDTSWVLIGGPPCQAYSIAGRSRNQGNPEYDPAKDERQRLYVEYLQILAEHRPAVFIMENVKGLLSATLNNERVFHRILEDLRDPASAVARGGRNGSHVRNGGYRIHSLVEDHVFENGTLRGAVIEAERFGVPQARHRVILLGIRDDLVGIKPRILTRQRPISVTSVIGSLPRLRSGISPQKQDSSNAWRSLLQSQVGSRWANIGTRKADSESLSQFICDTLTQIALPRANRGGEFIACDASTTYADDWFSDTRIGGVCNHSSRSHMQKDLFRYFYAACYAKHHGRSPSLKHFPTDLLPDHVNVGDAITNGGHFSDRFRVQVSSRPSTTVVSHISKDGHYYIHPDPLQCRSLTVREAARLQTFPDNYFFCGNRTAQYVQVGNAVPPLLAHQIGEIVRDVLKAAGANF; from the coding sequence TTCTTCCGCCAGTTTCGAGATGGAGCTCCCGATGAATACTATCGCCTGCTTCGGGGTGAGATCAGTCAGGAGGAACTCTTTGCTGCATACCCTCATGAGGCGAGATGTGCAGAGGAACGCTCATGGCATACTGCACTTGGTCAGGATGGTGAAGATCCTGGACAGGTGCGCAAACGCATCAAGGCTTCGCTCGGAATTGATACAAGCTGGGTACTCATTGGCGGTCCACCATGTCAGGCGTATTCGATTGCCGGTCGTTCGCGCAACCAGGGTAATCCCGAGTACGACCCTGCCAAGGACGAACGCCAGCGGCTTTATGTCGAGTACCTGCAGATTCTCGCAGAGCACAGACCTGCCGTGTTCATCATGGAGAATGTCAAGGGTCTGCTCTCGGCTACTCTGAACAACGAGCGTGTATTTCACCGCATTCTGGAAGACCTGCGAGATCCCGCGAGTGCAGTTGCACGCGGAGGCAGGAATGGCAGCCATGTACGGAATGGCGGGTACCGAATCCATTCTCTGGTTGAAGATCATGTATTCGAGAATGGAACATTGCGCGGTGCAGTCATTGAGGCAGAGCGATTTGGAGTTCCGCAGGCGCGGCATCGGGTTATCCTGCTGGGAATCCGCGACGACCTGGTAGGCATCAAACCCCGGATACTCACCCGGCAACGCCCCATATCAGTCACATCGGTCATCGGTTCACTACCCAGACTTCGCAGCGGGATCTCGCCACAGAAGCAGGATTCGAGCAATGCATGGAGATCGCTCCTGCAGTCTCAGGTAGGCAGCCGCTGGGCGAACATCGGCACGCGAAAGGCAGACAGCGAATCCCTGTCGCAGTTCATTTGTGACACCCTGACACAGATCGCACTTCCGAGAGCGAATCGGGGTGGCGAGTTCATCGCCTGCGATGCGAGCACGACATACGCCGACGACTGGTTCTCCGACACTCGCATCGGTGGCGTTTGCAATCACAGCAGCCGCTCGCACATGCAGAAAGATCTCTTCCGGTATTTCTATGCCGCCTGCTACGCCAAGCATCACGGCCGGTCACCGTCACTGAAACACTTCCCAACTGACCTGCTTCCGGATCATGTGAATGTAGGAGATGCAATCACGAATGGAGGTCACTTTTCCGACCGCTTCCGAGTACAGGTGAGTTCTCGCCCAAGTACCACTGTAGTGTCGCATATCAGCAAGGACGGCCACTACTACATTCATCCAGATCCACTCCAATGCAGGAGCCTGACGGTCCGGGAGGCAGCTCGTCTGCAGACATTCCCTGACAACTACTTCTTCTGCGGGAATCGGACTGCCCAGTATGTGCAGGTCGGCAATGCGGTACCGCCTCTGCTAGCCCACCAGATCGGCGAAATCGTCCGTGATGTTCTCAAAGCGGCAGGAGCCAACTTCTGA
- the vsr gene encoding DNA mismatch endonuclease Vsr: MDRITSEHRSWNMSRIRGKDSGPERAVRSLLHREGFRFRLHQRSLPGTPDIVLPRYRSVVFVHGCFWHRHAGCRFAYTPKSRQAFWSEKFRSNQARDARVVSELEAAGWRVLVVWECELRDMEQLAARLRECLIHQDRRTQGKRGAR; encoded by the coding sequence ATGGATCGGATCACTTCAGAGCACCGCAGCTGGAACATGTCGCGAATTCGCGGCAAGGACAGCGGTCCTGAGCGAGCCGTCCGGTCATTGCTGCACAGAGAGGGATTCAGGTTCCGTCTGCATCAGCGTTCACTTCCGGGAACTCCCGACATCGTTCTGCCCCGGTACCGCAGTGTTGTGTTTGTTCATGGCTGTTTCTGGCATCGTCACGCCGGATGCCGGTTCGCATATACACCAAAGAGCCGGCAAGCGTTCTGGTCTGAGAAGTTCCGCAGCAATCAGGCCCGTGATGCCCGTGTCGTCTCAGAGCTCGAAGCGGCAGGATGGCGTGTGCTTGTCGTCTGGGAGTGTGAGCTCCGCGATATGGAGCAACTCGCAGCGAGACTTCGGGAATGTCTTATACACCAGGATCGGCGGACCCAAGGGAAGAGGGGGGCCAGGTGA